A stretch of DNA from Candidatus Dependentiae bacterium:
GCTTTCATAAATGCTGCATGATGATGTTCGATTGCATCAATATTTTTTTGTGCAATATCAAGTCGTTCTGTAAGGTCTGTGCACATTGCGCTGCCTTCACGTTCCTCTTCGGCTATTAACAACGTGACGGTTTCTTGGACTAAGTTAATGAGTTGTGTTTTGATTTCTTCATCAATAAGTTTTTCTTGTGTTGAAAATACATAAGGGAGTTGAATCAGGTCTGAGATGGTGAAAGTGCCGGCAACACCGGTTTCTTTTTGAATTTCGCTCACAGATTGCAAGTAGCTTTTTACTATAGGCAATGAAGTGGTCACGTTACCTTTTAAAATAGATTGGTCACTCAAGTTGATAGAGGTGAAAAGATGCCCACGATACAACTGTTTTTTGAGTATTTTTGTGATATCGGTTTCTAAATGATGTAATGCATAAGGAAGTTTGCATGTGTTTTCAAAAAAACGTGAATTAACTGATTTTATACTGACAGTTGCATGAAATTTTGTTTCTTTGAAATGTAAAGTTGCGGTTTTTGAGGCAAATCCGGTCATACTGCGCATGGTTAATAATCCGTTCTTAAGCTAAATTGGTATATACATTTTGAACATCGTCATGATCATCTAATATTTCGAGTAATGCAAGAGCTTTTTCTGACTCTGCATCATCTAATGATATGTTGTTTTTTGCGACATAATCAAGTTCAGCATGTTCTACGATGATACCGGTATCTTGTAATGCTTTTTTGATCGGCTCTAAGGCTTTAATGTCACAGTATACAGTAAAAAGATCATCATCTGTTTTTATATCAGATATGTCATAATCT
This window harbors:
- a CDS encoding YicC/YloC family endoribonuclease, with protein sequence MRSMTGFASKTATLHFKETKFHATVSIKSVNSRFFENTCKLPYALHHLETDITKILKKQLYRGHLFTSINLSDQSILKGNVTTSLPIVKSYLQSVSEIQKETGVAGTFTISDLIQLPYVFSTQEKLIDEEIKTQLINLVQETVTLLIAEEEREGSAMCTDLTERLDIAQKNIDAIEHHHAAFMKARKEQILKEIQTYTTEDDKVVETRKAALYYMLDKIDIHEEIVRFKSHLNRLHDLLASVNIEKGKRIDFTLQELTREINTIAAKASDAKMGSLAIDIKVELEKAREQTQNVV